A DNA window from Polyodon spathula isolate WHYD16114869_AA chromosome 34, ASM1765450v1, whole genome shotgun sequence contains the following coding sequences:
- the LOC121303630 gene encoding cyclin-dependent kinase 9, whose product MQRERTGSSGGAEKPDREAAIMSKYYDGVEFPFCDEFSKYEKLAKIGQGTFGEVFKAKHRQTGKKVALKKVLMENEKEGFPITALREIKILQLLKHENVVNLIEICRTKATQYNRYKGSIYLVFDFCEHDLAGLLSNANVKFTLAEIKKVMQMLLNGLYYIHRNKILHRDMKAANVLITRDGVLKLADFGLARAFSLAKNSQPNRYTNRVVTLWYRPPELLLGERDYGPPIDLWGAGCITAEMWTRSPIMQGNTEQHQLTLISQLCGSVTPEVWPNVDKYELYQKLELPKGQKRKVKDRLKAYVKDPYALDLIDKLLVLDPSQRVDSDDALNHDFFWSDPMPSDLKNMLSTHNQSMFEYLAPPRRRGGHVPQQQANQNRNPATTNQTEFDRVF is encoded by the exons atgcAGCGAGAGCGGACCGGAAGCTCCGGTGGCGCTGAGAA GCCCGACCGGGAGGCCGCCATCATGTCCAAATACTACGATGGGGTGGAGTTCCCTTTCTGCGATGAGTTTTCCAAGTACGAGAAGCTCGCCAAGATCGGACAGGGCACCTTTGG GGAGGTGTTTAAAGCCAAGCaccgtcagactggcaagaaagTTGCACTGAAGAAAGTGCTGATGGAAAATGAGAAAGAAGGG tttcCAATAACTGCCTTGAGAGAGATCAAGATCCTCCAGCTTCTGAAGCATGAGAATGTGGTGAACCTGATTGAGATCTGCAGAACCAAAG CCACCCAGTACAATCGCTACAAGGGAAGCATCTACCTGGTGTTTGACTTCTGTGAACACGATTTGGCAGGGCTGCTCAGCAATGCCAATGTCAAGTTCACCCTAGCGGAAATCAAGAAAGTCATGCAGATGCTGTTGAATGGGCTGTACTACATCCACAGGAATAAG ATTCTGCATCGAGACATGAAAGCTGCAAATGTCCTGATCACACGAGACGGGGTCCTGAAGCTGGCAGATTTCGGACTGGCCCGAGCCTTCAGCCTAGCAAAGAACAGTCAGCCTAACCGCTACACCAACCGCGTGGTCACTTTGTGGTACCGGCCCCCGGAGCTGCTATTGG GGGAACGAGACTATGGCCCCCCCATTGACCTGTGGGGAGCAGGCTGCATCACGGCAGAGATGTGGACCCGGAGCCCCATCATGCAGGGCAACACTGAGCAGCACCAGCTCACACTCATCAGCCAGCTCTGTGGCTCCGTCACTCCTGAG GTGTGGCCCAACGTTGATAAGTACGAGCTGTACCAAAAGCTGGAGCTTCCCAAGGGTCAGAAGCGGAAGGTGAAGGACCGGCTCAAGGCCTATGTAAAGGACCCCTATGCCCTGGACCTGATCGACAAGCTCCTGGTCCTGGACCCATCCCAGCGAGTGGATAGTGATGACGCCCTCAACCACGACTTCTTCTGGTCTGACCCCATGCCCTCCGACCTCAAGAACATGCTCTCCACCCACAACCAATCAATGTTTGAGTACCTGGCCCCACCCAGACGCAGGGGTGGACACGTGCCCCAGCAGCAAGCCAATCAGAACAGGAACCCGGCCACCACCAATCAGACAGAATTTGACCGAGTGTTTTGA